DNA from Mesorhizobium sp. DCY119:
TCCTTCCTCGCGCCGCCATGACCGAAGATGTCGTAGCGTTTGCCGGTGTCGGGAGCGATGAAGTAGCTCATATTCTCGACGATGCCGAGCAGCGGCACATCGACCTTCTTGAACATGTTCAGACCCTTGCGGGCATCGATCAGCGCCAGGTCCTGCGGCGTCGAGACGATGACGGCGCCGGCCAACGGCACCTGCTGGGCCATGGTGAGTTGCGCGTCGCCGGTGCCGGGCGGCATGTCGACCACCAGCACGTCGAGCGGACCCCATTCGACCTCGCGCAGCATCTGGGTGAGTGCCGACATGACCATCGGCCCGCGCCAGATCATCGGCGTTTCCTCATCGACGAGGAAACCCATCGACATGACCTTGAGGCCGTATTTTTCCATCGGCTTCAGGATCTTGCCGTCGACCGTCTGCGGCCGGCCGTGGAGATCGAGCAGCTTCGGCATGGACGGGCCATAGATGTCGGCGTCGAGCACGCCGACCTTCAGCCCGTTCGCCGCGAGGCCGAGCGCGATGTTGATGGCGGTGGTCGATTTGCCGACGCCGCCCTTGCCGGATGCGACCGCGATGATCGCCTCGATGCCCGGCACGCCGCGCTTGCCCGGTTGATGGCCGGCCGGCGCTTGGGGCGCGGGCCGAGCTACCGGAGCGGCAGGAACAGGACGAGGCGCTGCCGGACGCGCCGGCGGCGGTGGCGCTTCCATGCCGCCGCCCTTTTTCTCGGCGGTCAGCGCGACAACGGCGCCGGCAACGCCGGGAATGGCACGCACCACGCGTTCGGCTGCGGCACGCAGCGGCTCCATTTCCTTGGCGCGGGCGGCCGGCACGGTGATGGAGAAGAAGACCTTCTGGTCGGCGATGAAAATCTCGGAAACGAGACCAAGGCTGACGATATCGCCGGAAAAATCCGGGCCGTTGACCGTCTTCAGCCGTTCGAGAACGATTTCCTTGGTGACAATGGTCATGGCAGCCCTTTTCGGTCCTTGGTCGCGTTTCAGATAATGCAGATCACGGCCAGAACCAAGCGCGCAAAACGGCAATCGACTTCGTCGGAAAGCGCGGTCGAGAAAAATGACGGCTCAGGAAGCCAACGCCCTGCGTGCAGCGTCGGGTTCTTTTTCAATGATACGCAACAGCGTTGTCATGGCGGCATCGGGCTTCCTGCGGCCTTGCTCGTAGGATTCCATCGTACGTGCCGAAATGTGGAATTCCGCCTCGAAAGCCTTGGTGCTGCGCGCCACTCTGCGGCGAATTTCACGAATTCTCTCGGGCGTCAAAACATCGGCCGGAACTTCATAGCTTTCGACGTCAATCTCGCCGCGAAGATGCGCCGCCATCTCCTCAAAGGCTTCGACGAGATCCGCTCCTACCCTGCTCATTTCCCACTTCCTTTCAAACTGTCGATGGCCGCCAGAATCGCCTTGCGCTGATCGGGGGAGAGATCGTCGCGTTCATTCTTCGGATAGGCCGTCATCATATAGATAGCCGTTTCGACGGCGACATAGTAGATGACCCGCCCGCCGCCGCTCTTGCCTCTTCCCGGCAACGCGAAGCGAGCCTTTCGAACGCCGCGCAGGCCCTTGATGACGGGATGAGCTTCAGGTGCCGCCGCGAGATCGAGTTCGATGCGCCGCATGGCCGGATCGTCCAGCCCCATCCGTTCCATCGCACGAGTGTAGGGCTTCAGCCGAACGATCCTCATTTCACGATTTTACTACAAACGAGAACTACGTCAATGTAGTAGCAACGATGGAGGAAGCCTGCTCTTGCTTGTTGGCCGATTTTACCGGACGGTGCCTGCTTCGAGAAAGCAGAACATGATCGACAAGCTGGAATTCTTCATAGCTCTCGCCAAGCAGCAGCATTTCGGCCGCGCGGCGGAAGAATGCGGCGTGACGCAGCCGACGCTTTCGGCCGGCATCAAGCAGCTCGAGGAGGCGCTGGGCGTGATGCTGGTGCAGCG
Protein-coding regions in this window:
- a CDS encoding Mrp/NBP35 family ATP-binding protein; the protein is MTIVTKEIVLERLKTVNGPDFSGDIVSLGLVSEIFIADQKVFFSITVPAARAKEMEPLRAAAERVVRAIPGVAGAVVALTAEKKGGGMEAPPPPARPAAPRPVPAAPVARPAPQAPAGHQPGKRGVPGIEAIIAVASGKGGVGKSTTAINIALGLAANGLKVGVLDADIYGPSMPKLLDLHGRPQTVDGKILKPMEKYGLKVMSMGFLVDEETPMIWRGPMVMSALTQMLREVEWGPLDVLVVDMPPGTGDAQLTMAQQVPLAGAVIVSTPQDLALIDARKGLNMFKKVDVPLLGIVENMSYFIAPDTGKRYDIFGHGGARKEAERLGVTFLGEVPLQMEIRETSDAGTPVVVSKPEGPEAKIYRGIASKVWERVNEERGAAEAAVPSIVFE
- a CDS encoding transcriptional regulator codes for the protein MAAHLRGEIDVESYEVPADVLTPERIREIRRRVARSTKAFEAEFHISARTMESYEQGRRKPDAAMTTLLRIIEKEPDAARRALAS
- a CDS encoding type II toxin-antitoxin system RelE/ParE family toxin, encoding MRRIELDLAAAPEAHPVIKGLRGVRKARFALPGRGKSGGGRVIYYVAVETAIYMMTAYPKNERDDLSPDQRKAILAAIDSLKGSGK